In Arachis hypogaea cultivar Tifrunner chromosome 7, arahy.Tifrunner.gnm2.J5K5, whole genome shotgun sequence, the genomic window TCCTCATAATATTTATTGTCCTTTTTCTAATTACGATATACCAGTATTATCGGACTAATTAATTTCTCTAGTCCCTTTACACAACTCTGAAAATTGCGAAAAAGGTTCTAACTATTCGTTGTATTCTACCTAGTTTTGTATACATGTCGTTGTAATTATTAATGATTAGTGATTTTTCTATTATAGCACTAgtcttatcttgtttgatttctaGAAGATGATTTGCAGAGAAAACAGGCCTAGTAGTTAAAGAAATAGAATATTGTTATTGACTTTGAAGATAAAATGTTAAACAAAAAGCAAACCCTTGTTCATTTGAAAGGACTTTGATACCGAACAGTTAGGCTAAAAGGTATATCGAATACCAAGTTAGgaattaatattctcaattataaataaaatgaatCTACTCAACCATGTCAAGTGTATATCTTTTACCTAACTTTACCTCCTTAGACCAGGGCAAAGACCAAATTTATTAACCAAATAatgtagttttaaatttcaaagaaACGGAAAAATGATtataaattgtaatgattgagacaattaacaaattaataagCCTTTTTGCATGGTCTTTTTCGAGTATTACTGTATTCTGAATTCTCACTGATCTCGCACATAATTCAGCAATAGAAGATAGTGATTAACATAAAAATGAAACATTTGCAGGGCATACAGGATCTTGGGCTTTAGCATACCCTGAAATTGTAACATGTGCTAACATGTTCTGGTTCACCCCGGGTTCCCAGATTCTGGCTGCAGAGCCAGGGACAGGGCATTTGAACCCTTTAAACCCAAAGACATACCAAGTTATGAAGAATGTAATCCATGACGTGACCACATTGTTCCCGGAACCTTTTTACCATGCCGGTGCCGATGAGGTAGTGCCAGGTTGTTGGAAAACCGATCCAACCATTCAGAACTACCTATCAAACGGTGGAACTCTTAACCAAATTCTTGAAACATTTGTCAACAACACTCTCCCTTTCATTATGTCTCTCAACCGGACCGTCATTTATTGGGAAGACGTTCTTCTGAGTGATTCAGTCCATGTTTCTTCAACTATTCTCCCTAAGGAGAATGTAATTTTGCAGACATGGAACAACGGACACAAAAACACCAAGAGGATAGTTTCGTCTGGATACAGAGCCATCGTGTCGTCAGCAGACTTCTATTACTTGGATTGTGGTCATGGTGACTTTGTTGGGAACAACAGTGCCTATGACAACCAAACTGGAAGCGATGCGAATAATGGTGGATCCTGGTGTGGACCATTTAAGACATGGCAAACAATATACAACTATGATATAACATATGGGTTGCTTGAAGAAGAAGCAAAGTTGGTTTTGGGTGGGGAAGTGGCATTGTGGTCAGAACAAGCTGATGGTACGGTTGTGGATTCGAGAATTTGGCCCAGAGCTTCTGCAATGGCTGAGACTTTGTGGTCCGGTAACCGCGACGAAAACGGCATGAAGAGGTATGCTGAGGCCACGGATAGGCTCAATGAATGGAGAAGCAGAATGGTAAGTAGAGGCATTGGTGCTGAGCCAATTCAACCACTTTGGTGTGTTAGGAACCCTGGCATGTGCAACACACTTCAACCATTGTAGGTGTGCATTTTCTTCTTTTGTTGTGAACCCAACCTCCCAATATTAAACCATGAAATTAGCCCCCCCCAAATGCTCATATTGATGACAATTTGGCTCTTAAACAATATGTACTTATGATCCGCAAAATGTCTTTGACAAAATCATGAATGATTTGcgaaatgaaaaatatttttgagggTTACAAGGGACTATAAAATTTAGGGGATTATATTTTGGGTAAGTCTCTTAAAAAAGGTGGATACTTTCATGATAACATCTTTACATGAAGATAGCATTGTGGACCATTAGATGAGttgatatatttgactaaatatatttgattaattatCTAAAAATTCATAATGTCATCTTCATATGAAGATGTCATCATGTGAGTATTTTTccttcaaaaattatttatttttacgaGTGATTGTGCACTATAAAAAACATAGTCTTTACCCAAGATTTCAATTGTGGCTAACTATAAagagtacaaaaaaaaaaatttagcctTGTTATATCAAATTTGACAAATGACCAAATAGCTACATTTTTTTGGTTATGAGACATCATTTTGAAAACATTGAGATAAACAATCCTAATTCAGTTACAGATTCTCAACTCTAAATGTTCCAATTGTTTGATTATCTATGTAAttacaagaaaaaataatatttttattaaacaaaacATTTAAGATAAACAATATTCTTACTGAAATATAAAgatgtaaattattattaaatttttatatgataatatgaatgttaaatatgttgatattttaatattattaaaaataatcgaatttttaaaaattagctaTAGAgatgaatatataaaaatttattttaaaaatattaaaatttgagtatataaaaatttatatattgttaatttattatgtgtCATTTTGATTATTTGTTAGTTCTCTTTTGCGCGAGGCAGTGATTGGTGTAATAAgtttttcactattttttattGAATGTCAGCTGTCAAGAGATCATTTATATATATGATGAATAGTATTTTTTTAAGTATCTCTTATGtttatcttaatttattttttatatatatttgatgaAAACAGTTGGTATCGTCATATATCAATAATTTTTCCTTCAA contains:
- the LOC112703029 gene encoding beta-hexosaminidase 2 gives rise to the protein MLIQSLLSSLLLLMLCLSSSTANVVATYHRSITKTVTTTNINVWPKPRNLTWGPPHQSTLLHPSFTITTTVNHHTNNHLSAAINRYINLIKTEHHRPLVPIATNLTKNLPPLSTLTITITNPSASLHHGVDESYTLSIPWNASRATLSAPTTWGAMRGLETFSQLAWGTPTRVPVGVHVWDAPLFAHRGVMLDTARNYYPVRDIMRTIEALSMNKVNVFHWHITDSQSFPLVVPSEPGLADKGAYDSDMVYSPDDVRNIVEFGLDHGVRVLPEIDSPGHTGSWALAYPEIVTCANMFWFTPGSQILAAEPGTGHLNPLNPKTYQVMKNVIHDVTTLFPEPFYHAGADEVVPGCWKTDPTIQNYLSNGGTLNQILETFVNNTLPFIMSLNRTVIYWEDVLLSDSVHVSSTILPKENVILQTWNNGHKNTKRIVSSGYRAIVSSADFYYLDCGHGDFVGNNSAYDNQTGSDANNGGSWCGPFKTWQTIYNYDITYGLLEEEAKLVLGGEVALWSEQADGTVVDSRIWPRASAMAETLWSGNRDENGMKRYAEATDRLNEWRSRMVSRGIGAEPIQPLWCVRNPGMCNTLQPL